In Flammeovirgaceae bacterium, the sequence AACTGTTAACGATAGCCGGTGATAAAGCACAGGCCAAACACCTGGTGGCATGAAGAAAGTATATAAAGTAGGCTGCAGCATCGAAAACCTCAGGGGCATTCGGGACTTTATCCGGAATGCACTGAAGCCTTACGGGGTTCGAGAGTTGGATATCAGCGAGATGGTGTTGGCCATGGATGAAATGTGTTCAAACCTGATGATTCATGCCCATCAATGCAACCCCGATGACCTCTTTGAACTCTCCGTTAACCTGGATAAGCGCAAAGGAGTGGTGTTTGAAATCGTTGACGATAAAAGCGTGTTTGATATCAACGCTTTTCAGGAGCCGGCCCTGGATCACATCGTGCATGAAAAACGAAAAGGCGGTTTGGGCATCCGCCTGGTAAAAGCCATTATGGACGAAATTGAATACTACCAGCAAAACGGCAAAACCATTTGCCGCCTTACAAAAAAAGTTCAATTCATTTAACTTTGCCGGTTTACCTGCATGAACAATGAGAGGAAGATTGATTTTTCTGCTCGTAATAAGTTTTATTGCCGTTAACGCCCAACCCAGGAAACAGGCAGCCCCCGATTTATTTGTTATTAATAACCACCCGGTATCTTCTGATGAATTTATTTATATCTACAGGAAGAACCACCCGGATAAGAGGACTGAATACACCAAAGAAAAAATCAACCAATACCTTGAGTTGTACATCAACTTTAAATTAAAAGTGGAGGAGGCCCGTGCCCGCGGCATGGACACCACGGCAACTTTTTTGCGCGAGTTCAATACCTACCGGGATGAGTTGCGCAAACCCTATTTACCCGAAAGCAAACTGGTGGACAGCCTGGTAATGCTAACCTACAAGCGGCTGCAAGAAGAAGTAAGCGCCTCGCATATTATGATAAGTATTAAACCCGATGCCACCCCTGCCGATACCACAGCAGCATGGAAGCAAATTATGGAAGTTAAAAAGCGAATTGATGCAGGCGAAGATTTCTACAGGCTGGCCAATCAGCTTTCTGATGACCCTTCGGCACGTCAGAACAGCGGTCGCCTGGGGTACTTTACCGCCATGCAAATGGTTTACCCGTTTGAGACAGCCGCTTACGCTGGCAAACCCGGTGAGGTTGTCGGGCCTGTGCGAACCCGCTTTGGGTATCATCTGATAAAAATTGAAGATCGCAAGCCCGCCCGGGGCGAAGTGGAGGTGGCCCACATTATGCTGCGAACCGGCACCGGCCGGGACGATGCGAAAACCCGTGACCTGATTTTTGAAATTTATGATCAACTGAAAGGCGGAGTTCCCTGGGCCGAATTGTGTTCCCGTTACTCGGAAGACCAGAACTCCAAAGGCAATGGGTGTAAACTCCGCCCCTTTGGTGTAGGTGCTATGGCTTCGGTGCCCGAGTTCGATCGGGTGGCCTTCAGCCTGCAGAACCCCGGGGAGTTTTCCGATCCGTTTCAAACGGCTTACGGCTGGCATATTGCTTTGCTTGAACGAAAAATTCCGCTGCCATCATTTAAAGATCTTGAAACCTCGCTGCGTAACCGGGTTCAGCGCGATGAGCGGGTGCAGGTATCGCGCCAGCAATTGCTTGAAAAACTTAAAAAACAATTTTCATTTACAGAAAATCCGGATGTGAAAGTAAAGGTGTTTCAGCAAGCCGATTCAACACTTACAGCCGGCAACTGGCATCTGTCTTCGTGGCCGGCCCGGGAATCAATCTTTACACTCTCCGGCCAGGCAATGCCGGTCCGGGAATTTTTGTCGTTTGTAAAAATTCATCAGCAAAAAACAGCCATGAAGCCCGATGTGTACCTGGGTGATCTGTATAACCGGTTTGTTGAATCGGTGATTAACATGGAGTTTGAAGAAAAACTAAAACGTACAAATCCTGAATTTAACAGACTGCTGAACGAATACTACGAAGGTATCTTATTGTTCGAGATCATGGAGCGTGAGGTATGGAATAAAGCCAGCGAAGACTCCATCGGGCAACGAAAGTATTTTGAAAGAAACCAGGTAAAGTACACAGCCGGTGAGCGTGCCCGTGCGGTTATCTATTCCTCAACTGATGAAGAACAACTAAAAACGCTGCAGGCTTTATTTGAAACGGCCGACTCGGCAGCCATAGCAAATCATGTGCAGACAAAACGGATAAGACGGGAGTCGGGCACCTTTCAACAGACCGACAGACCAGTTTTGGCTCAAATACCCTGGCAGCCGGGCAGCCATACGCACCAAAACAACGGAATGTATTACCTTGCGCGGATTTTTGAGATACTGCCGGCCGGCCCTGCAACGTTTGAGGAAGCGCGCCCGGCCGTCATTTCGGATTACCAGAATGACCTGGAACAGCAATGGGTGGCCAGTCTGAAGGCAAAATATCCGGTAACAATAAATGAAAAGGGTAAAAAATACATTACGAAAAAACTGGCTCAGTAAAGGCGAAAAAATACTGCTCTACTGGTTAACCTTTTCGGTATTACTTACCGGCTGTGATTTTATCAGGATGAAAAAGGAAAAGGCCCCTGCTGACAACACCCTGCGCCAGCCCGTGGCCCGGGTAAATAAAACGTATCTGTATAAAGATGAACTCATGGGTATCGTGCAGCCGGGTACCAATCCGGATGACAGCACCACCCGCGTAGAGGCGTACATAAACAGCTGGATAAAAAAACAACTGCTGATTCAGGAGGCTTCACGAAAAATAAACATCAATGAAGCTGAAGTTGAGCGTAAAATACTCGATTACCGGTACAGCCTCATTGCTTATGAATACCAGGCCTACTACATCCGCCAGCGGCTCGACACGGCTATTCAGGAAGCCGCTATTGAAACGTATTACAAAGAGAATATCGACAACTTCATATTAAAGCAAAATATCGTGCGGGCAACATTCATTAAAGTTCCAAAAACAGCTCCCCGTACCGGTAAGATCAAAGATTTGATCTTTTCAAAAAAAGAAAACGATAAGACCGAATTAAAATCATACTGCCTCAGTTTTGCAGCTGCCTATCACCTGGTTGATTCAACCTGGATGGTATTTGATGAACTTGTCAAAAATTCACCATTAATTGAAATACCCAATAAAGTTCAGTTTTTAAAGAGCAACCCGTATTACGAAACCGCTGACGAAAACTATCTTTACTTCTTAAAGGTTGAAGAATACCGTATTTCAGATAATATTTCACCGCTGGAATTTGTACGGGATGAGATAAAAAATATTTTACTGAATAAACGCAAGGTTGAGCTGGCCAAACAACTCGAAGACGAGGTTTACTCAACCGGCATGAAAAATCAGGAATTTGAGATTTTTAAATAGCAAGCAAATGCGCCACCAACTACTTGGCATTGTATTTATTCTAACCGCACTAATTATCCGGGCACAGGAATCCGATGGATTTGTTGTTGATAAGATTATCGGTAAAGTAGATAACTACATTGTGCTCAAGTCGGAACTCGATAAGGCGTATCAGGAATACGTTTCAAACGGAGGCCGGCCGGGCGAAGAAACACGGTGCCAGTACCTGGCGCTGCTCCTGCGGAATAAACTGATGATGGCCAAAGCCGAAATTGATTCTATTGTAGTGAGCGATTCGGATGTTGATGCCAACACCAAGCAGCGGATGGACATGATACTGGCTCAGTATGGCGGCTCACAGGAGGATCTCGAGAAAAAGTTCGGCAAAACCTTCGAGCAGTTCCGTGTTGAACTGCGCGACCAGGTGCGCGAGCAAATGGTAATAAGCGAAATGCAGAAGCACTTAACCAAAGGGCTCACGGTAACCCCGGCCGAAGTAAGACGCTTTTTTAACAAGATACCGAAGGACAGCCTGCCGTACTTTTCGGCCGAAGTGGAAGTAGCCCAGATTGTTCGCGTGGCCAAAGTGAGCAATGCGCAGAAGGAGATAACCAAACGCGAATTGATTGACATACGCAACCGGATACTGGCTGGTGAAGACTTTGCCACACTGGCCCGCAAGTACTCCTCCGATCCGAGTGTAACGGTAAATGGTGGCGACATGGGCTTTGTGGGACGAGGCGTGATGGTGCCCGAGTTTGAAGCCATGTCGTTTAAACTCAAACCGGGGGAAATTTCCATGCCGGTAGAAACACAGTTTGGCTTTCACATCATACAATTGCTGGAGCGCAGGGGCAACGAATATCATTCGCGCCATATTTTAATGGCGCCCACACCCTCCAAACAGGATGTTGAAAATGCCAGCCGCTTTTTGGATAGCCTGCGCACCTTGATATTAAAAGATACAGTTTCGTTTCAGCGGGCTGCCAAGGAGCATTCGGATGATATGCGCACCAAAGGTAATGGCGGTTTTTTTACCGATGATGACGGAGGTACCCGCCTGTCGGTGGATGAACTGGACCCGGTGGTGTTTTTTGCCATTGATACCATGAAGGTGGGCACCGTATCAAAGCCCATGGCTTACCGTACTGATGATGGAAAGGAGGCTGTTCGCATCTTACTTTATAAATCCAGAACCCCTCCCCATTTAGCAAGCCTTGAACAGGATTGGGACCGGATACGCACGGCCGCCCTCAATGAAAAGCAAAGCCGCATCCTGGAAAAGTGGTTTAACAAAGCCCGCAAAGATGTGTTCATCAGCATTGACCCGGCTTATAATTATTGCGGTATTCTCGATGATTAGAGTCGCTCGTGTAAAACAAGAACCACCTGAACGCGTTTACCGTTAGGTTTACCAAGTAATTTGAAAAAACCCATGACCCGATTCACAAACGATGTGGAGGCAGCCGATGCCCTGGCGGTTACCTACAAAAACCTTACCCGCGAAATTGCCAACGTAATTGTTGGCCAGGATGATGTGGTGCGGTTAGTCCTTACCGGGATATTTTGCCACGGCCATTCACTGTTGGTGGGTGTACCCGGACTTGCCAAAACATTGTTGGTACAAACCATTGCCACTTCGCTTGACTTACAGTTTAAGCGGATACAATTTACCCCCGACCTGATGCCATCGGACATCCTGGGAGCTGAAACCATGGACAAGGAACGGAACTTCAGGTTTGTAAAAGGACCGGTTTTTGCCAATATCATTTTGGCCGATGAGATAAACCGAACACCCCCAAAAACACAGGCCGCGCTGCTCGAATCGATGCAGGAATATGCCGTAACCATTGCGGGCGTACGGTATGAATTGCCCAAGCCATTTTTTGTGCTGGCAACCCAAAATCCCATTGAGCAGGAGGGCACTTATCCATTGCCCGAAGCGCAACTCGATCGGTTCATGTTCAACATTCTGCTTACCTATCCTTCCATGAAAGAGGAAATAGAGGTGGTGAAGAACACCACTACTGACGAACCTCGAAAAGTGAACACCATTCTTACAGCCGATGACATCAATGCCTACCAGCACCTGGTACGCAGGGTGCCCGTGCCCGATAATGTGATTGAATATGCCGTAACGCTGGTTAACAAAACCAGGCCCAATACACCGGCCGGTTCAGCCGTTGCTACCGAATACCTGGAGTGGGGTGCCGGCCCGCGCGCTTCGCAGTTCCTCGTGCTGGGCGCCAAATGCAACGCCTTACTTAACGGCAAATATTCACCCGATATTGAGGATGTACAGGCCATTGCCAAACCTGTGTTGCGCCATCGCATGGTGCGCAACTTCAAAGCCGAAGCCGAAGGGATTACCATTGATGAGTTGATAGAGAAGATGATGAGTTGAACTCAGTTCACTACCTCATCGGTAACCGTTAGCTCATTACCGCTCAGAATGGTCTGGTATTGGCGCAGCGGCCGCCAGGCCGGACCGCCTGTGGGGTCGCCATTGAAGTTGAAGGTAGAGCCACAACAGCTATCTTCCATATACAATGTTGAAATGTGTACGCCTACTGTTGCGCACGCCTCGTTGGGTTGAAACGAGCAGTTACGCTCAAATGCCCGGTAGGTTGATGCATTAACTCGGTGCACAATAATTCCCCTCACCCCGCCATTGAAATATTTTGAATTGCCATCGGTATTCAGCACCAGGTTTTCGGGTAGGTTCAGATTAATAAAAATATCAGCAAAGGTGGCCGGTGGTATAGGGTCGTCTGTAAGGTCCGGGGAGCAATTTAAAAATGCAGCCAATGCCAGTACGCTCGCCCTTGACTTCGAAAGTTTCAGCCCCAACTTACTTGCCGTAATCATAAAATCCTTTCCCGCACTTCCTGCCGTGATGCCCGGCATCTACTTTTCGTTGTTGTATACGGCTGGGCCGGAATTTTGACTCTTGATGAAAAGCGTTGTAGATGGAGGTGGTTACGGCAAAATTGGTATCCACGCCAATCAGGTCCATCAACTCGAACGGACCCATTTTAAATCCGCTGGACTTCATCAGCGAATCGATAGTTTTAATATCGGCAACCTGCTCTTCAAGCATCTTCAGCGCCTCCACATAATAATGCCGGGCTACCCGGTTAACGATAAAGCCCGGACTATCTTTTGCCAGAACGGCAATTTTTTGAATGCTTTGTGAAAAGGCCAGCAGGTGTGAAACGGTTTCATCCGATGTCAAAGTTCCGCTTATTACTTCAACCAGTTTCATTACAGGTGCCGGGTTAAAAAAATGAAGACCGGCAAACCGGGTTGGATTTTCCAACACGGAAGCAATTTGAGTAACAGGTATGGACGAGGTGTTTGTGGTAAGGATAGCAGCCGGGCCATTAACTTCGTCAAGGGTTTTAAAGAGCTGCTGCTTCACCTCCAGATTTTCAGCAACAGCTTCGATGATCAAATCGGCTCTCAGGTCATTCAGCTTTTCAACTGCCAGTATTTTGGTGAGGGCCTGACTTTTTCCCTCCAGTTTCAGTTTACCTTTGTTCACCAGGTTATCCAAAACCTGCTCTATTGCTTTCAACCCCTTTTCAGCGAGTGGTTTAGAAACATCATACAACAAAACCGTATACCCGTTAAGTGCACACACCTGGGCAATTCCCTGCCCCATGGTACCGGCACCGGCTATGCCAACCGTTTTAATGGTAATCGTCATCCGATAACTGTATGAAATTGTTTTAAAAACCGAACATCATTTTCAGAAAACAAGCGCAGATCATTTATCTGGTAGCGCAGCATGGCCACCCGTTCGATGCCCATGCCGAAGGCAAAACCGGTAAATTCTTCCGGATCGATGTTACAGTTGCGCAATACGTTGGGATGGACCATGCCGGAACCGGCAATTTCTACCCAGCCGGAATATTTGCACACATTACAGCCTGTGCCTTTACAGATAAGGCAGGTAATGTCAATTTCGGCACTCGGTTCAGTAAACGGAAAAAAGGACGGACGAAAACGAATCCGGATGTCCTTCCCGAACATCTCTTTGGCAAAATGATAGAGCGTTTGCTTCAGGTCGGCAAAGCCCACGTTTCTATCAACGTACAGTCCTTCAACCTGATGGAAGAAACAATGCGCCCGAGCCGAGATGGCTTCGTTGCGGTAAACCCGCCCCGGCATGATAGCGCGGAGGGGAGGTTTTTCATTTGTCATCAGGCGTATCTGCACATTGGATGTATGTGTGCGCAACAGCACATCCGGATTTTTGCTGATAAAAAACGTATCCTGCATTTCGCGGGCCGGGTGATTCTCCGGAAAATTAAGTGCTGTAAAGTTGTGCCAGTCGTCTTCAATCTCCGGCCCATCGGCCACATTAAACCCCAGCCGTTCAAAAATTTCAATAATCCGGTTACGGGTAAGGCTTAACGGATGCAGGTTACCGATTTTGTTGGGGATGGGCGGAAGCGTGAGATCGGGAATGCTCAGGTCCTTCACCTGGCTTTCAAGTGCGCTGGTCAGTGCACCAAATTTAGCTTCGGCTGATTGTTTGAGGTCATTCAGTATTTTACCGACTTTCTTTTTTTCTTCGGCTGGCACCTTTTTCAATTCATCAAACAATTCCGCGATGGCACCTTTCTTACTGATAAACTTTAACCGGAAATTTTCAACGGCATCGCGGCTGGTGGCGGTAAACTGTTGTACTTCCTTTAGCAGTTGCTGTATGCGTTCTTCCATCGTTAAAAACTCAAAAGTACAATTTTAAGGTTTACGTAATTACCCGGTCATCATCCGCATCGGTTTTTTGTACACGCTTGCTGATGAGGCGGTCCAGCAAAATACTTAGTAAAACAGAAGCCAAAACAATACCCGGTAACAGGTAATTATCATTGGTGTTCCTGAAGAAAACGCTGATGACGATAAATAACCATTGCACCAGTCCAAGTAAAAGGGTTGTGCCCCTGTGCGATAAACCCAGGCGCATAATGCTGTGATGAATGTGGCTCTTATCGGGTGTAAAAGGCGATTGCCTGCGGGCGATGCGGATGAGAAAAATACGTAACGTATCGGCCAGAGGAATGATCAGTACACTGACAGCGGGTGAAACCGAGCCTGTAAAACGAACCGGGTGCGAAGCTGGTAAATTGAAATTGTAATCAATAAAATGAATGGCAAAAATGGCCAGTGTCATACCGATTACCAAGGCTCCCGTATCGCCCATAAACACCTCCGAGGGCTCCCAGTTAAAAATCAGGAAAGCAATAATTGATCCGAACAAACCGAATGCGAGAATGGCATAGGTGGTATCACCGGCAATAAAAAACCAGGTACCGAAAGCAAGTAATGCAATAGCCGCGATAAAACCGGCCAGACCGTCTAAACCGTCAATCAGATTGAAAGAGTTGGTTATAACTATAATGGTAAAAATCGTAATCAAATAGCTCAAAGCTTCCGGAATGCCGTACAGCCCAAAAATGCCGTAGAACGATTTCAGCCGGAGGTCAAGTAAAAAAACCAGGGTGCCTGCCGCCAGCAGTTGCCCGAGTAATTTCATATACGGTTTTAGCGGAACCAAATCATCGCGTACGCCAATAAAGAAAATTACAAACTGGGCGATGAGGATGTAGCGGATGTCTTTCCAGAGACTGATATCAACCCAGATTAATGATGCAATGGTGAAACCAAGGAAAATGGCAATGCCTCCCATGGAGGGAGTAATTTTTTTATGGATTTTGCGCCTGCCCGGAATATCCACCAGGTTTTTTTCCAGCGAGTACTTGATGATCACGGGAATGATCAGAAAGCAGATGACAAAGGAGGTGACGGCAGCCGCTAACAGAATGGCCATAAACAGGTTACAGGTCTTCGCTCAAAAGTAAGGATTAAATCGGAGGGGGCTACCGGCTGTGCCGGTTAAAAAAATCGGATATAGCTGAACAGACAGCGGTTACCTCTTCGGGAGTTAGTTCCGGGAAAACCGGCAGTGAAAGCACTTCGTGCTGAAGTGCATGTGTAACCGGGAAGTCCGCTGGCTTGAGCCCGAAGTGACGGTAAGCCGGTGTAAAGGGCAGGCCAAGCGGATAATGAACAGATGTTTCAAAACCTTTTTCTTCAAGAAATTTCTTTAACGCATCACGGAAGGGTGTGCGCAAGCAATAAATATGAAAGACATGGTTAGTGCCTGGTCGGATTTGTGGCAGGGTCAATCCGGTAATTTCACGCAGGGTGTTTGTGTAGAGCGAAGCAATTGCACTTCTTTGGTTATTCCACTTGCTGAGGTGTCGGAGTTTTACCGATAGGAAAGCGGCTTGCAGGGCATCCATCCGGCTGTTGGTTCCTTCGATAAGGTGAACATCTTTTTCAAGGGCGCCATGATTGGCTAATCTCCGGATGCGCCCGGCCAGTTGCGGGTCGCGTGTAAGCACACAACCGGCATCGCCATAGGCGCCCAGGTTTTTGGTGGGGTAAAAACTGTATGCTGCTGCAATACCAAAAGTTCCTGCCAAAGATCCATTTTCTAATGTGCCATGTGCCTGGGCACAATCTTCAATCAGGCAGAGGCCATGTTGATCACAGATTTTTTTCAGTTCATTTACCGGGGCTGCCTGCCCGTACAAGTGTACCGCAATAAGGGCTTTTGTTTTGGATGTGATTTTTTGTTGAACTGTTTCCGGAGTCAACGTGTAGTAGTGCGGGTGAACATCGCAAAAAACAAGGTTTAATCCGGCCAGCGTAACAGGCTCTGCGGAGGCAATGCACCCCCAAGCGGGAACAATAACTTCTGAACCGGCCGGTAAATCCAGTGCCTTCAGTATCAGAAAAAGTGCATCGGTGCCGTTGCCGGTGCTGATGCAGTGTGGCACTCCGGCATACTCAGCAAACTGCTTTTCAAAATTGATTACGGTTGTTCCGCCAATGAAGCGTGAAGAGGCAAACACATGGTTTATAGCTTCATCAATTTCATTTTTGATGGACTGGTATTGCCGTTGCAAATCGAAGAACGGGATGCGCATATCAGCGGCTTAGTTTCTGTTGCCAGGCCCAGGCATGAACCAATGCATCTTCGGGTGTGAAGCGCGGCTTCCAGTTCATCATCCGGTTTATTTTTTCGGGGTTGGCGTACACTTTCTCCACATCGCCCGGCCTGCGCGGCCCGATGCGGAACGGAAGTTTGGCCCCGGTTTTACGAATGAATGCGTTAACCAATTGAAGCACGGATACCCCGATGCCGGTACCCACATTGAATGCTTCGTATAAGGCAGCGGTTTTTGTTGCCTGGAGCCAGGCCAGTGCCTTTACGTGGGCTGCGGCCAGATCAACCACGTGAATGAAATCGCGGATGCACGAACCATCGGGTGTGTTGTAGTCGTTGCCAAAAACAATCAGTTTATCGCGCAAGCCGGCAGCGGTTTGTGTAATGTAGGGCACCAGGTTGTTGGGTGTGCCGATGGGCATTTCGCCAATGAGGGCCGAAGGATGAGCGCCAATGGGGTTGAAGTAACGAAGTGAGATGATGCGAAAGCCGGTTTTATAAACATCTTCCAGAATCTGTTCGCAGATTTGCTTGGTTAGCCCATAGGGTGATTCGGCTTTTTTAAAAGGCGCCTGTTCGTCCACCGGTATCCTGTCGGGCTGGCCGTACACGGTACAGGATGAGGAGAAGATAAAATCTTTTACATGCTGTTCGCGCATCACCTGCAACACGGTAATCAGTGAACCGATGTTGTTTTCGTGGTATTCAAGCGGCTTTTGTACCGACTCGCCCACGGCCTTTAGAGCGGCAAAGTGCATCACACCGGCAATGCTTTCTTTACGAAACAGGTCGGTGAGAAACGTTTTATCGCGGCAATCGCCTTTATAAAAGTTTACTTGTTTACCGGTAATTTTTTCAATCCCGTTAATCAGGGTCATGTCGCTGTTAAACAGATTGTCGATTATTGCAACCTCATAGCCTGCATTTATCAGTTCAACAACGGTATGAGCCCCGATGTATCCGGCCCCGCCTGTAACCAGTATTTTTTTTGAACCGCTCATGTCAGAGTCGTTCTGTAACTGCAGCCTTGTCTAAAAATCCTTTTACATCGTACACCACCGCACCCTGGGTTTTTATGTCGTTCAGGTTAAGCGATTTGAAATCGCTGTGACTTACCGTAAGTACAATGGCGTGGTATTTTTTTGTTGGCGCTGGAATTAACTCAAAGCCGTATTCGTGTTTAACTTCTGCAGCATCGGCCTGCGGGTCGTACACATCAACGTGGGTTCCAAAACTCTTCAGTTCATTGATTACATCCACCACTTTGCTGTTTCGGATGTCCGGACAGTTTTCTTTAAATGTTATGCCCAGTACCAGGATGTTGCTGCCGTGAATCGGGAGTTTGTTTTGAGCCATCAGTTTAATTACGGTGTTGGCCACGTGTGCACCCATATTGTCGTTGATGCGCCTGCCGGCATTGATTACTTCCGGGTGGTAGCCCAGGCTTTCGGCTTTGTGGGTAAGGTAGTAGGGGTCAACGCCAATGCAATGGCCACCCACCAGGCCGGGTTTAAAGTTGAGGAAGTTCCACTTGGTGCCGGCTGCTTCCAGCACTTCGTGGGTATCAATGCCCATTTTTTCAAAAATCAGGGCCAGTTCGTTGACAAACGCGATGTTAATATCGCGCTGGGCATTTTCAATCACCTTGGCGGCTTCCGCTACTTTAATTGATGAGGCTTTGTGTGTACCGGCTTTAATAATCTTGCGGTAGAGCTGATCAACCTTTTCTGCCACTTCGGGGGTACTGCCGCTGGTGATCTTTTTTATAGTTGTAACACGGTGCTGCTTGTCGCCCGGGTTAATCCGCTCGGGCGAGTAGCCACAATAAAAGTCGATGTTATACTTAAGCCCGCTTTCTTTTTCCAGAACAGGCACACAATCTTCTTCGGTGCAGCCCGGATACACGGTTGATTCGTAGATGACAATATCGCCTTTCTTCAATACGCTGCCTACTGTTTTGCTGGCGCTGATGAGCGGCCGCAGGTCGGGTTTTTTGTATTCATCTACCGGGGTGGGTACGGTTACGATAAAATAGTTTACCGGCTTCAGATCATCAATGGAATGACTGTAGGTAAGTCGCGAGGCTTCCTTTAGTTCGTGGGGCTCTACTTCGCGGGTGCGGTCGTGGCCGGAGGTTAATTCGTCAATTCGCTCTTTATTGATATCAAAACCCACCACGTCCATTACTTTGCCGAACTCTACCGCCAGGGGCAAACCCACATAACCCAAACCTATAATTCCGATTTTCTCCATGTTCACGTAACGTTATAATACTCTTTATACCAGGTTACAAATTTTTCAATACCCGCTTCGATGGTGGTGTTTGGCTTAAAGCCGGCATCGCGCATCAGGTCGTTCACATCGGCAAAGGTTTCGGGCACATCACCATCCTGAATAGGTAAAAAGTTTTTAACGGCTTTGCGTTGCAATTTTTGTTCGAGCACCTCAATAAAATGCATCAGCTCTACCGGCTTGTTGTTGCCGATGTTGTACAGCCGGTACGGAGCGAAGCTGGAGGAAGGATCAGGGTGCTTGCCTGTCCACGATGTATCAGGTGTTGGGATTCGCGGCATCAACCGCACCATCCCTTCAACAATGTCGTCAATATAGGTGAAGTCGCGCTTCATTTTGCCGTTGTTATATACATCAATCGGCTTGCCTTCCACAATGGCTTTGGTAAAGATAAACAAGGCCATATCAGGCCGGCCGTAGGGGCCGTAAACCGTAAAAAACCGAAGACCTGTTGTTGGCAACTTATAAAGTGCTGAGTAGGTATGCGCCATCAGTTCGTTCGCTTTTTTTGAAGCAGCATACAGCGATATGGGATGGTCAACATTATCGTGAACCGAGAAAGGCATTTTGGTATTGGCTCCGTACACCGAACTGGAGGAGGCGTAGAGGAGGTGTTCAATTTGTGTATGTCGGCAGGCCTCCAGGATGTTGAGAAACCCGTGCATATTGCTTTCGAGGTAAGCATACGGGTTAATGAGCGAGTAGCGTACACCGGCCTGGGCAGCCAGGTTTACCACGTAGTTAAAACGGTTTTCAGCAAAAAGCCTGTCAATGTTTTTCTTGTCGCACAGGTCAATGGCTTCGAAGCG encodes:
- a CDS encoding ATP-binding protein is translated as MKKVYKVGCSIENLRGIRDFIRNALKPYGVRELDISEMVLAMDEMCSNLMIHAHQCNPDDLFELSVNLDKRKGVVFEIVDDKSVFDINAFQEPALDHIVHEKRKGGLGIRLVKAIMDEIEYYQQNGKTICRLTKKVQFI
- a CDS encoding peptidylprolyl isomerase; the protein is MRGRLIFLLVISFIAVNAQPRKQAAPDLFVINNHPVSSDEFIYIYRKNHPDKRTEYTKEKINQYLELYINFKLKVEEARARGMDTTATFLREFNTYRDELRKPYLPESKLVDSLVMLTYKRLQEEVSASHIMISIKPDATPADTTAAWKQIMEVKKRIDAGEDFYRLANQLSDDPSARQNSGRLGYFTAMQMVYPFETAAYAGKPGEVVGPVRTRFGYHLIKIEDRKPARGEVEVAHIMLRTGTGRDDAKTRDLIFEIYDQLKGGVPWAELCSRYSEDQNSKGNGCKLRPFGVGAMASVPEFDRVAFSLQNPGEFSDPFQTAYGWHIALLERKIPLPSFKDLETSLRNRVQRDERVQVSRQQLLEKLKKQFSFTENPDVKVKVFQQADSTLTAGNWHLSSWPARESIFTLSGQAMPVREFLSFVKIHQQKTAMKPDVYLGDLYNRFVESVINMEFEEKLKRTNPEFNRLLNEYYEGILLFEIMEREVWNKASEDSIGQRKYFERNQVKYTAGERARAVIYSSTDEEQLKTLQALFETADSAAIANHVQTKRIRRESGTFQQTDRPVLAQIPWQPGSHTHQNNGMYYLARIFEILPAGPATFEEARPAVISDYQNDLEQQWVASLKAKYPVTINEKGKKYITKKLAQ
- a CDS encoding peptidyl-prolyl cis-trans isomerase encodes the protein MKKEKAPADNTLRQPVARVNKTYLYKDELMGIVQPGTNPDDSTTRVEAYINSWIKKQLLIQEASRKININEAEVERKILDYRYSLIAYEYQAYYIRQRLDTAIQEAAIETYYKENIDNFILKQNIVRATFIKVPKTAPRTGKIKDLIFSKKENDKTELKSYCLSFAAAYHLVDSTWMVFDELVKNSPLIEIPNKVQFLKSNPYYETADENYLYFLKVEEYRISDNISPLEFVRDEIKNILLNKRKVELAKQLEDEVYSTGMKNQEFEIFK
- a CDS encoding peptidylprolyl isomerase, translated to MRHQLLGIVFILTALIIRAQESDGFVVDKIIGKVDNYIVLKSELDKAYQEYVSNGGRPGEETRCQYLALLLRNKLMMAKAEIDSIVVSDSDVDANTKQRMDMILAQYGGSQEDLEKKFGKTFEQFRVELRDQVREQMVISEMQKHLTKGLTVTPAEVRRFFNKIPKDSLPYFSAEVEVAQIVRVAKVSNAQKEITKRELIDIRNRILAGEDFATLARKYSSDPSVTVNGGDMGFVGRGVMVPEFEAMSFKLKPGEISMPVETQFGFHIIQLLERRGNEYHSRHILMAPTPSKQDVENASRFLDSLRTLILKDTVSFQRAAKEHSDDMRTKGNGGFFTDDDGGTRLSVDELDPVVFFAIDTMKVGTVSKPMAYRTDDGKEAVRILLYKSRTPPHLASLEQDWDRIRTAALNEKQSRILEKWFNKARKDVFISIDPAYNYCGILDD
- a CDS encoding AAA family ATPase → MTRFTNDVEAADALAVTYKNLTREIANVIVGQDDVVRLVLTGIFCHGHSLLVGVPGLAKTLLVQTIATSLDLQFKRIQFTPDLMPSDILGAETMDKERNFRFVKGPVFANIILADEINRTPPKTQAALLESMQEYAVTIAGVRYELPKPFFVLATQNPIEQEGTYPLPEAQLDRFMFNILLTYPSMKEEIEVVKNTTTDEPRKVNTILTADDINAYQHLVRRVPVPDNVIEYAVTLVNKTRPNTPAGSAVATEYLEWGAGPRASQFLVLGAKCNALLNGKYSPDIEDVQAIAKPVLRHRMVRNFKAEAEGITIDELIEKMMS
- a CDS encoding 3-hydroxybutyryl-CoA dehydrogenase; the protein is MTITIKTVGIAGAGTMGQGIAQVCALNGYTVLLYDVSKPLAEKGLKAIEQVLDNLVNKGKLKLEGKSQALTKILAVEKLNDLRADLIIEAVAENLEVKQQLFKTLDEVNGPAAILTTNTSSIPVTQIASVLENPTRFAGLHFFNPAPVMKLVEVISGTLTSDETVSHLLAFSQSIQKIAVLAKDSPGFIVNRVARHYYVEALKMLEEQVADIKTIDSLMKSSGFKMGPFELMDLIGVDTNFAVTTSIYNAFHQESKFRPSRIQQRKVDAGHHGRKCGKGFYDYGK